Part of the Crossiella cryophila genome, AGGTGAGTGTCCGGAATGACGGCAAGCTGTCACTTGGCAAGATCGTGTCTGCTGAAGGGCAGTTCAAGGCCACTGGTGCTGTTCCCGCGGGCGTCACGAGCGCCAACATCGCCGGCTGCATCGCAGAAGCAAGCCAGGACTAGTTCCGGGGAGGCGGCACCTTGAACTTTCGTCAGAAATCGGTCTTCCTGGTCTGCATGGCGATATTCGGACTCGGGATTATGTCGCCGACAATCAAAGGCTCGCCGGTGCCGGCTCTTGTGGGCGTGCCGATCGCGGTCGTGGCACTTGGCGTGTTCATCGCCACGGTTGCGTCCGCGCGTTCCGGGAAGAACCGCGAGAGGTCCAAGTAGGATCCGCTCCAGGAAATGGGTGGCATTCCCGTTCGCCGCCAGCCTGGTGGATCGCAGATCTGATGCCAAATGCGGGAACGGGGCGGGCGCACGGCTTGCGCACCCGCCCCGCCTTTTGCGTTCACGGCCTGGTCAGCACCATGGCCGAGGCGAACCCGCCGTGACCGCGGGAGAGCACCAGCGCGGTGCCGATCTCCTGCGCCCTCGGCGAGCCCACCACCAGGTCCAGTGCCGGGTCGGCCTGCTCCGGCTCGATGCCCGGCACCGCCGGGATCATGCCGTCGCGCAGGCTGAGCAGCGCGGTGGCCGCGTCCAGCGCGGAGCCGCCGGAGAGCAGCCTGCCCACCAGCACCTTGGGTGCGCTGACCGGGACCCGGCGGTCGCCGAAGATCGTGCGCAACGCGGTGGCCTCCGCGGTGTCCAGGGCGGGCACCCCGGCCGCGTCGGCGAAGACCACGTCGACGTCCGCGGCGGTGATCCCGGCCTCGGTCAGCGCGGCCCGCGCCGCCCGGACCAGGGCGCCGCCGCCGGCGGGCTCCGGGTCGAAGGCCGCGCCGTGGCCGGCCAGCACCCCGTACACCGAGGGCGCGCCGCGCTCGGCCGCGCCCGCCCGGGTCTCCATGATCAGCACCGCGCCGCCCTCGCCCGGCACGAAACCGCCGCTGTCCGGGTGGAAGGGCAGGTAGGCCCGGTCCGGGTCATCGCCCCGGCAGACCCCGGCGGCCACCGACAGGGTGGACAGGCCGTAGGGGCACAACATGCTGTCGAAGCCGCCAGCGGTCATCACCGCGGTGCCCTTGCGCACCCGCCTGCGGGCGAAGGCCAGCGAGTCCAGCCCGCCCGCCTGTTCGGAGATCACCACCCCGCTCGGGCCGCGCATGCCGTTGCGGATGGAGATCTGGCCCGAGTTCACCGCGTAGTACCAGGCGAAGGACATGTACGGGCTGACCTCCTCCCAGCCCTGACCCCACAGCTTCTGCAACTGCTGCTGACCGAACTCCAGCCCGCCGGTGGCGCCGGAGACGGCCACGCCCATCGAGTACTCGCCCAGCGCGGCCGGATCCACCGCCGCGTCGGCCAGTGCCGCGTCCGCGCACACCATGGCCAGCCGGGTGAGCCGGTCGGTCTGCGGCAGCAGCTTGCGCGGGAAGGCCAGTTCGGCCTCGGACTCGGGCACCTCGGCGGCCAGCCGGACCGGGTAGCCGGTGGTGTCGAAGCGGGTGAAGGGCCGGATCGCGGACTCACCCTTGAGCGTTGCCGCCCAATAGCTCTCGGTGTCGGTGCCGTTCGGCGCGAGCACGCCGATGCCGGTGACCACCACGTCCTGATCGCTCATGCCGCCCGCCCCCCTGAGGTGAGCGCCAGCGCGCTCTGGAAGCCGCCGAAGCCACTGCCCACGGTGAGCACCGCGTCCAGCCGCCGCTCCCGCGCGGTGTTGGGCACGTAGTCCAGGTCGCACTCGGGATCGGCCTCGGTCAGGTTCGCCGTCGGCACCACCACCCCGTGCTTGATGGACAGTGCGCAGGCGGCGATCTCGATCGAGCCGATGGCGCCGAGGGAGTGCCCGACGATGGCCTTGATGCCGCTCATCGGCGTCCGGTAGGCGTGCTCGCCGAGGCTGCGCTTGACCGCCGCGGTCTCGTGCCGGTCGTTCTGCTTGGTGCCGGAGCCGTGCGCGTTGACGTAGTCGATGTCCTCGGCGTTGAGCCCGGCCTCGGCCATCGCCAGGTTGATCGCCTCGGCCATCTCCCTGCCGTCGGCCTTGAGCCCGGTCATGTGGAAGGCGTTGCAGCGGGCGGCGTACCCGGCCACCTCCGCGTAGATGGTGGCGCCGCGCCGCCGGGCGTGCTCGTACTCCTCCAGCACCAGCACGGCCGAACCCTCGCCAAGGATCAGCCCGGTGCGGTTGCGGTCGAAGGGCCTGCAGGCCGTGGCCGGATCGTCGTTGCGGGCCGAGGTGGCCTTGATCGAGTCGAAGCAGGTGAGGGTGATCGGCGAGATCGGCGCGTCGGTGGCGCCGGTGATCATGACGTCCGCCGCTCCGTCGCGGACCAGTTCGGCGGCGTAGCCGACCGAGTCGATGCCGGAGGTGCAGCCGGTGGAGATCACCGAGGCCGGGCCGAGCGCGCCGGTGCGGATGGCCACCTCGGCCGCGATCGAGCTGGGCAGGAAGCCCTCGTAGAGGTGCGGCACGGCGTAGGCGGGATCCAGCACCCAGTCCTTGCCGCCGTTGGACAACACGGCGTACTCCCGCTCCAGCGTGGTGGTGCCGCCGACCGCGCTGCCCAGCGCCACCCCGGTGCGCTCGGCCAGCTCACCGTCGATGACCAGGCCGCTGTCCAGCACCGCCTCCGTGGCCGAGACCAGCGCGAGCTGGGTGGCCCGGTCGGTCCGTCTGACCTCCTGCCGGGTCAGGCCGTGTAACAGCGGGTCGAAGTCGATTTCGGCGGCGACCTGGCAGCGGTGCGCGGCCGGGTCGAACGCGGTGATCCTGCGGGTCGCGGTCCTGCCGCTGACCAGCAGGTCCCAGAACGGCTGCGTCCCGATCCCTCCCGGCGCGGTCACGCCGATTCCAGTAATGACTGCCCGTCGGGCCATGGGGCCTCCTTGAGATGCCGTCAGGGCGCAGCGTGCGGGCGGTCTCTCGACTCACGGTCCAGGCCCGTTCAAAAGGAGATCGAGCCGCCCCGGCGAGCCTGGCCCGGCCAGTACCGAGCAACTCGTGGTCGGAGGACCCATGCCTCAACGCGTCATCCCGGACGTGCGCAAGTCAGTCGTGGTGCGGGCCAGCCCGCTGCAGTGCTTCGAGGCGTTCACCCAGCGGCCAGCCGACTGGTGGCCGCCCTCACACGTGCTGCTGCGCACGCCGCGGATCGGCCTGGCCATCGAACCGGGCGTCGGCGGCCGGTACTACGAGTGGGACGCCGAGGGCAACGAGATCGCCTGGGGCGTGGTGCTGGAGTGGAACCCGCCGCACGGGCTGCGGATGACCTGGCGGGT contains:
- a CDS encoding beta-ketoacyl synthase N-terminal-like domain-containing protein; the protein is MSDQDVVVTGIGVLAPNGTDTESYWAATLKGESAIRPFTRFDTTGYPVRLAAEVPESEAELAFPRKLLPQTDRLTRLAMVCADAALADAAVDPAALGEYSMGVAVSGATGGLEFGQQQLQKLWGQGWEEVSPYMSFAWYYAVNSGQISIRNGMRGPSGVVISEQAGGLDSLAFARRRVRKGTAVMTAGGFDSMLCPYGLSTLSVAAGVCRGDDPDRAYLPFHPDSGGFVPGEGGAVLIMETRAGAAERGAPSVYGVLAGHGAAFDPEPAGGGALVRAARAALTEAGITAADVDVVFADAAGVPALDTAEATALRTIFGDRRVPVSAPKVLVGRLLSGGSALDAATALLSLRDGMIPAVPGIEPEQADPALDLVVGSPRAQEIGTALVLSRGHGGFASAMVLTRP
- a CDS encoding beta-ketoacyl-[acyl-carrier-protein] synthase family protein codes for the protein MARRAVITGIGVTAPGGIGTQPFWDLLVSGRTATRRITAFDPAAHRCQVAAEIDFDPLLHGLTRQEVRRTDRATQLALVSATEAVLDSGLVIDGELAERTGVALGSAVGGTTTLEREYAVLSNGGKDWVLDPAYAVPHLYEGFLPSSIAAEVAIRTGALGPASVISTGCTSGIDSVGYAAELVRDGAADVMITGATDAPISPITLTCFDSIKATSARNDDPATACRPFDRNRTGLILGEGSAVLVLEEYEHARRRGATIYAEVAGYAARCNAFHMTGLKADGREMAEAINLAMAEAGLNAEDIDYVNAHGSGTKQNDRHETAAVKRSLGEHAYRTPMSGIKAIVGHSLGAIGSIEIAACALSIKHGVVVPTANLTEADPECDLDYVPNTARERRLDAVLTVGSGFGGFQSALALTSGGRAA
- a CDS encoding SRPBCC domain-containing protein, which codes for MPQRVIPDVRKSVVVRASPLQCFEAFTQRPADWWPPSHVLLRTPRIGLAIEPGVGGRYYEWDAEGNEIAWGVVLEWNPPHGLRMTWRVDGRWQSIPDDERASEIEVSFTPAGPGQTRVELAHVRLDKHGPDAERIFQALDGPSPGETLQRFAEVV